In Sorangium aterium, the genomic stretch TGTTCGTCACCGCGGGCATGGGCGGCGGCACGGGCACGGGCGCCGCGCCGGTCATCGCGCAGCTCGCGCGCGAGGAGGGCTGCCTCACCGTCGGCGTCGTGACGAAGCCGTTCTTCTTCGAGGGCAAGCAGCGCTCGCGCCGCGCCGAGCTCGGCCTCGCGATGCTCGCGGAGCACGTCGACACGCTCATCACGATCCCGAACCAGAAGCTCCTCTCGCTGGGCGACGAGGACCTCTCGTTCGTCGAGGCGTTCCGCAAGGCGGACGAGGTGCTCTATCAGGCGATCAAGGGCATCAGCGATCTCATCACGCAGAACGGGATCGTGAACGTCGACTTCGCGGACGTGAAGACGGTGATGTCGAACATGGGCCGCGCGCTCATGGGCACCGGCTGCGCGAAGGGGCAGGGCCGCGCTCGCCTCGCCGCCGAGATGGCCGTCAGCTCGCCGCTGCTCGACGACATCTCGGTCGAGGGCGCGACCGGCGTGCTCATCAACATCGTCGGCGGCCCCGACATGCGGATGCGCGAGATCGAGGAGGCCGCGACGCTCGTGCAGGAGCAGGCGCACGAGGACGCGAACATCATCTTCGGCGCGACGATCGACGAGAACATGGGCGAGATGATCAAGGTCACGGTCATCGCGACCGGCTTCGATCACCTCGTCGCCGAGGTCCCGCAGCAGCTCGCGAGCGCCGCGCAGCCGCGCGCCACCGCGCACTCCATCGGAGCGTCGCTGGCCGCGGCGGCCGGGCCGATGTCGGGCCGCTCCGCCCCGAGCGCTCCTCCCATGCCCATGACGCAGCGCCAGCCGCACCGGCACGAAGAGGTCGCGTACCCGACCACCCGCCGGCCCGCGCCGCAGGTCCAGGCGGCGGGCGGCGGCCCGCGCGACCGCGCGAGCTTCGTCCCTCCGCTCGACTCCGACTGGGACACGCCCGCGTTCCAGCGCCGGGGCCAGTAGCAGCGCCGCAGCCCGCACGGAAGAACTCCCGGTGCGCAGCCACCGCGGGCGTTCACGCTGTATTACGCGTTGACAGGCGCGCACGACGACTTATGGTCAGCCGGCGCCTGTGCCCGCTGTCGGGCAGGATCGACGCGGCGGTCCACGATTCATGAGTGAAAAGCGCGACTTCTACGAAGTTCTTGGCCTCGCGCGTGACGCGACGCCTGACGACATTCGCAAGGCCTATCGTCAGGCTGCGTTGAAGAACCATCCGGACCGGAACCCCGGCGATGCGTCGGCGGAGGCCCGCTTCAAAGAGGCCACGGAGGCGTACCAGGTCCTCTCCGATGAGGAGAAGCGCAGGCGGTACGACCAGTTCGGGCACGCCGGTCTCGAAGGGATCGGCGGCGCGGCCGACGGCGACATCTTCTCTCACTTCCAGGACATCTTCTCGGAGTTCTTCGGCGGCTTCGGCGGCGGGCAACGCCGGCGGCGCGGGCCCGCGCGCGGCCAGGACATCCGGGTTCAGCAGCGGCTCTCGCTGCGGGACGCGTTGCTCGGCTGCAAGCGGGAGGTCGTCCTGCGGACGCCTGTGGCGTGCGACGACTGCTCCGGCTCGGGGGCGAAGCCGGGGACCAAGCGGAAGCCGTGCGGTACGTGCGGCGGCGCCGGGCAGGTCTCGACCTCGCGCGGGTTCGTGATGTTCACCCAGACGTGCCCTGAATGCTCGGGCGAGGGGTCTGTCATCAAGACGCCTTGCGCTACCTGCAAGGGGTTCGGCGCGGTCGAGAAGACGCGGAAGGTCGTCGTCAATTTCCCGGCCGGCATCGACGGCGGCCAGCGGCTCAGGGTGCCGGGGCAGGGCATGCCGGGCGCCCAGGGCGCGCCGCCCGGCGATCTGTACGTCGACGTCGATCTCGCCGCGGACGAGCGCTTCGAGCGCGACGGGCTCGACCTCATCACGCGCGCGCCCATCTCCTTCGCCGACGCGGCGCTCGGCAGCATGGTCAAGATCGACCTGCCGGACGACACGGCGGTCGACGTCGAGGTCCCGGCGGGCGTGCAGCCCGGCGAGGTGATCTCGGTCAAGGGCAAGGGCGCGCCCCGGATCGACGGCCGCGGCCGCGGAGCGCTCCAGGTGATCATCCAGGTCGAGGTGCCGCGGAACCTGTCGCCCGCGGCGCAGGAGCTGCTCCGCAGGTTCCAGGACGAGGTAGCCAAGCAGCAGCCAGCGGCGAAGGCGGCGACCGCGTAGCGCTGCTGGTCGACGAGCTGCGGCCAGCGCTGCGGCGTGCGGCGGCGCTGCGCGGAGACGAAGGCGGGGACGCGCGGGCGCGGCGCCGACGACCGGCGAGCCGGCAGGATTTCCGGCGCTAGGCGTGAGCCTGCGCCGCGTTCAGCGCGTCGTGCCGATCCAGGCGCCCGCGCACGCGAGGCTGAAGGCGATGGGGGCGAGCGCGGCCGCGAACACGACGGCGACGGGCGCCGCGAGGCCGAGCAGCACCAGAGAACCGAGGATGGCGAGCGCCGCCGAGGCGGCCGGCTCCAGGACGCTGCCCGTCGACGAGGCCCGGGCGACGAGGTAGCCAGCCACGGGGAAGGCTGCGATCGCCCCTGCGACGAGCAAGAGCAGCGGCGCCGCCGCGGCGGTCGAGGCGTCGCCCCGGTCCACCGCCGCGAAGTCGACGCCGAAGCGGTGACCGAGCGCGACCGCGAGCGCGAGCGCGGTCGTCATCACCCCGACCGTGACGAGCGCGCCGAAGGCGATCCACGTGAGCGTCACCGGTCGTTCGGTGCGCCTGAGCGCCTCGCGCAACGTTCCGAGCGACGGCGGAGCGATGCGCGGAAGGAAGCGGCGCTCCCTGCGCTGCGAGCTGTGCGGCGACGCGCTTCGGCGGAGCAGGTCGCGGGCGGCGAGGAAGGTCACGAGGCCGGTGCCGAGGAGCACCGGCGCCGCGATGAAGAGCGCGACCGGGGCGCACGCAAAGACGATGTAATCGTAGGCGCCGTTGAGCAGCATCGCGCCGAGCCACATGGCGTTGAAGCGACGGCCGCCCAGCGGCCGCGTGCGCTCGCGGCCCAACGCGTAGCCCCAGAGCGAGGCGAAGAAGAGGTGCGCCGGCACGGCGAGGAGGGCCCGCGCGATGTCGAGCGGGTCCAGCGGCCGGCCCCACAGGTACACGGCGTTGCGGGCCGACACGAACCCGAGCGCCGCGGCGGCCGCGTAGACGAGCCCATCGAACGGCTCCTCCACCGCGCGCAGCCGCGCGAACGGCGCGACCGCCGCCACCTTGAGCCCCTGCTCCAGCGGCGCCGTGACCACGAAGATGTAGACGAGCGTGACGGCGTCGAGCGTGCTGGCGGACTTGTCGAGGCCTTGCCAGCGCTGGAGGAAGGTCTCGATGAGCAGCGCCGGTACGAACGCGAGCGCGCCGAGCAACGCGGTCCCCACCGCGAACCGGCGCCTGCCATAGAGGCGCTGCGACCAGACGAGGAGCGCGGCCAGCCCTCCGAGCGGCGCGGCGACGGTGGCGAGCCAGAGGAGCGCGGCGGCGGCGTTCATGGGCGCGAGGGGCGGGGCGGCGGAGCTGGCTTCGCTGCGGCTAGAAGTGGAGCCCGGCGACCGCGGTCAGGGCGAGCGCCGAGCCCACGCTGGAGCCGTCGGCCGCGAGCAGATCGGCCTTGGCTTGCTGAGGCGCGGCGGCTCCGCCCTTGATCCGATCGATCGCGGCCGAGGAGAGCCCCGGCCTGGTCAGCGCCAGGAGCTCCCAGCTCGCGTTCGCGCCGATCGAAAAGACCGGCGACAGGTAGAGGTCGAGCCCGCCGGAGACCCTTCCGTAGAAGCCGCGGATCGCGATGGCGTCGGCCGCGCCGCTCACCGCGCTCTTGACGCTGCCGAGGCCGGCGTAGCCGAAGCCCAGATCGACGTGCGGGTCGAGCCTGCCGAGCGGCAGGTGCATGCCGAGCTCGCCGCCGAGGGTGAAGAGCTGCCAGTCGCTGAAGAACCCGACCCGTCCGCGGGCGCCCAGCGTGAAGTACAGGAGCCGGACGCCGACCCCGGCGCCGACGACGCCCCCGTTCGCCGCGCTCGAAACGAACCCGGCCGTGAAGTCGTCCTCGTCGATGTTGAACGTCTGGAGACCGACGTTCTCGTAGCCCCCCTCGACGTTCAGCCAGACGATCTCGAGGCCGCGCCCCGAGTCCCGCTCCTTGGCCTCGTCGAGGCGGTGCTCCGTGCCATCGGGGGCGGTGGGCTCTGGCTCGGGCGTGGTCATCGGAGGGGGCGGCGCCAGGCCTCCGGCCTGCATCGATGGATCGTACGGGTTCGGCTGCGCGGCCGCGGCGCCGGTGGGCGAGGCAGCGCCGACGCTCGTCGAGGTCCCCGGGAGCGGCTGCCCCTGCTGTGCCAGGGCCGCGGAGGTCATGGACGCCGACGTGAGAACGGTGAGCAAGCAAAGCGCGCGACGAGCGATCATTCGTCCTCTTCCTGGATGTTCCCGTCGAGTCCGTCGGTTCGTCCCTTCGATTCCAGGGTCTCGGCATCTCCTGTCGATGAGACGGGCGGGCCAGGCACCCGGTAGCCACCGTCGAGCCAGCGGCCGAGGTCCACCAGCTTGCACTGAGGCGAGCAGAACGGAAAGACCGGGTTCTCGGGCCTGAGCCCCGCCGACTTGCGGCAAATCGGGCACCTCGCGCCTGCCAAAGCTCCCATCCGGCGTAACGTAGCAGCGTCCATTGCGGGCATGTAGCCCGCGCTCGGTGAGCAGCTGGCCCGCGCTCGGTGGGTGTGTCGCCCGCGCTCAGCGCGCTCGATCGAGCTCGCAGCCGTGACGCCCGCTCAGCGCGCCGGGACCGCGAGGTAGCGGGGCGCGCCGTGGCGCCGTACCCGCACCAGGAGATCCTGGTGTGCCGCCGCGCCCAGGCGCGCGGTCAGGTCGGCGCCGCCCCGCACCGGCGCGCCGTTCAGGTCGAGCACCACGTCGCCCACCTCGAGGCGGCCAGCCGCGGGGCTCCGAGGCGCGATCGACTCGATGCGCGCTCCTTCCAGCGCGTCGCTCGCCAGCACGCCGAACGGCGGCTGTTCGGCGTCCCTCGGCGCGCGCTCGTCCGGCGCGCGCCAGCTCGGCGACGGCTCGTGGCGGGCCGACGGATCGAGCTTCATCGTCGCGCGCCGATCCGCGCCGTCGCGCTTGTAGATGAGCTCCACCTCGTCTCCCGGCTTGGCTCGCCGGAGGATGCGCGCGAGCTCGCGCGCGTGCTCGACGCGGCGCCCCTCGACCGAGGTGATCACGTCGCCCGGCCTGAAGCCCAGCCGCGATCCGGGGCCCTCCGGCTCGACCTCCGTGATCAGCGCGCCCATCCGCCCTGGCAGCCGGAGCACCCGCGCGAGCTGCGAGGTCACCTCCTGGAAGCTGATCCCGATGCGCCCCCGGTCCACGCGGCCCGTCTCCCGCAGCTCGGGCAGGATCTCGAGGACCTCGTCGATCGGCAGGGCGAAGCTGATGCCGCGGCCATCGGCGTGGATCGCCGTCGCGATGCCGATCACCTGCCCCGTCGCGTCGAAGAGCGGCCCGCCGCTGTTTCCCGGGTTGATGGCGGCGTCGGTCTGGAGGAAGCCGTCGAGGCTCCCCGTGCCCATGGGCCTCGACGTCGCGCTGATGATGCCCCGGGTCACCGTCGGTCCGAGCCCGAACGGGCTCCCGATCACGATGACGCCGTCGCCAGGCCGGACCGGCGCGCTCGATCCGAGGGAGGCGACCCTCAGCGACCCTGCTCCGAGCAGCTTCAACAGCGCCACGTCGAGCGTCGGATCCCGACCGACCACGGTCGCCTCGAAGGCGCGCTCGTCCGAGAGCTGCACCTCGATGCCGAACGCGTCGCCGATCACGTGATCGCTCGTCAGCACGAGCCCTTCTTCGGCGATCACGAACCCGGATCCGATCGCCCGCTCCACCCGCTGCCCACGGCCCTCGAAAGGGAGCGCCGGGCTCGCGCGCCCCTCTGGAAACGAAGGCGCGCGCAGGGTGATGATGGTCACCACCACCGGCCGCACCTGCTCGACCAGCGCAGGCAGGGTCATCGTGCTGCGGGCCGCCGGCGGCTCGGGCG encodes the following:
- a CDS encoding DNA gyrase inhibitor YacG, coding for MGALAGARCPICRKSAGLRPENPVFPFCSPQCKLVDLGRWLDGGYRVPGPPVSSTGDAETLESKGRTDGLDGNIQEEDE
- a CDS encoding S1C family serine protease, whose product is MGRLRAATWACVGFLGTAPLAACNDRAAALSPPPSPRGAVSAPCSVLRAESPPEPPAARSTMTLPALVEQVRPVVVTIITLRAPSFPEGRASPALPFEGRGQRVERAIGSGFVIAEEGLVLTSDHVIGDAFGIEVQLSDERAFEATVVGRDPTLDVALLKLLGAGSLRVASLGSSAPVRPGDGVIVIGSPFGLGPTVTRGIISATSRPMGTGSLDGFLQTDAAINPGNSGGPLFDATGQVIGIATAIHADGRGISFALPIDEVLEILPELRETGRVDRGRIGISFQEVTSQLARVLRLPGRMGALITEVEPEGPGSRLGFRPGDVITSVEGRRVEHARELARILRRAKPGDEVELIYKRDGADRRATMKLDPSARHEPSPSWRAPDERAPRDAEQPPFGVLASDALEGARIESIAPRSPAAGRLEVGDVVLDLNGAPVRGGADLTARLGAAAHQDLLVRVRRHGAPRYLAVPAR
- the dnaJ gene encoding molecular chaperone DnaJ; translated protein: MSEKRDFYEVLGLARDATPDDIRKAYRQAALKNHPDRNPGDASAEARFKEATEAYQVLSDEEKRRRYDQFGHAGLEGIGGAADGDIFSHFQDIFSEFFGGFGGGQRRRRGPARGQDIRVQQRLSLRDALLGCKREVVLRTPVACDDCSGSGAKPGTKRKPCGTCGGAGQVSTSRGFVMFTQTCPECSGEGSVIKTPCATCKGFGAVEKTRKVVVNFPAGIDGGQRLRVPGQGMPGAQGAPPGDLYVDVDLAADERFERDGLDLITRAPISFADAALGSMVKIDLPDDTAVDVEVPAGVQPGEVISVKGKGAPRIDGRGRGALQVIIQVEVPRNLSPAAQELLRRFQDEVAKQQPAAKAATA
- a CDS encoding PrsW family intramembrane metalloprotease codes for the protein MNAAAALLWLATVAAPLGGLAALLVWSQRLYGRRRFAVGTALLGALAFVPALLIETFLQRWQGLDKSASTLDAVTLVYIFVVTAPLEQGLKVAAVAPFARLRAVEEPFDGLVYAAAAALGFVSARNAVYLWGRPLDPLDIARALLAVPAHLFFASLWGYALGRERTRPLGGRRFNAMWLGAMLLNGAYDYIVFACAPVALFIAAPVLLGTGLVTFLAARDLLRRSASPHSSQRRERRFLPRIAPPSLGTLREALRRTERPVTLTWIAFGALVTVGVMTTALALAVALGHRFGVDFAAVDRGDASTAAAAPLLLLVAGAIAAFPVAGYLVARASSTGSVLEPAASAALAILGSLVLLGLAAPVAVVFAAALAPIAFSLACAGAWIGTTR
- the ftsZ gene encoding cell division protein FtsZ, which encodes MSFSIEFADEHTGYDARIKVIGCGGSGGNAVNTMINFGLEGVEFIVVNTDAQALGASLAPTKLHIGASVTRGLGAGADPEKGRKAALEDVTRVKECIQGADMVFVTAGMGGGTGTGAAPVIAQLAREEGCLTVGVVTKPFFFEGKQRSRRAELGLAMLAEHVDTLITIPNQKLLSLGDEDLSFVEAFRKADEVLYQAIKGISDLITQNGIVNVDFADVKTVMSNMGRALMGTGCAKGQGRARLAAEMAVSSPLLDDISVEGATGVLINIVGGPDMRMREIEEAATLVQEQAHEDANIIFGATIDENMGEMIKVTVIATGFDHLVAEVPQQLASAAQPRATAHSIGASLAAAAGPMSGRSAPSAPPMPMTQRQPHRHEEVAYPTTRRPAPQVQAAGGGPRDRASFVPPLDSDWDTPAFQRRGQ